A part of Halobacillus shinanisalinarum genomic DNA contains:
- a CDS encoding ArsR/SmtB family transcription factor, with protein sequence MSSSDRCEIFCFDEKKVKRVQSQLDEIDFESTVTIFKALGDPTRIKIAFALTQEEELCVCDVANIIGSSLATASHHLRLLRNLGIAGYRKEGKLVFYSLKNKHLGSLIPTVLEHQQEEVVSNG encoded by the coding sequence ATGAGTTCTAGTGATCGCTGCGAAATATTTTGCTTTGATGAGAAAAAGGTCAAACGTGTGCAAAGCCAATTGGATGAAATAGATTTTGAATCCACAGTGACGATATTTAAAGCTCTTGGTGACCCAACGAGAATCAAAATTGCCTTTGCCCTGACACAAGAGGAAGAGTTATGTGTGTGTGACGTTGCCAACATTATAGGTTCTTCTCTGGCTACGGCTTCTCACCATCTTCGTCTACTGCGAAATCTAGGTATTGCAGGTTACCGAAAAGAAGGGAAGTTGGTTTTTTACTCGTTAAAAAATAAACATCTTGGATCTTTAATTCCAACCGTTTTAGAGCATCAACAGGAAGAAGTGGTTTCAAATGGCTGA
- a CDS encoding cation diffusion facilitator family transporter: MGSLSAKNGAWISTFAYLLVSLVKIIVAWQVNSVALMADGFNNFTDIITSVALIIGLRIAKKDQDENHPYGHRRAENITSLVAAFVIATIGIQILADTVRAILNQDFVTPDPLAIWVGLGSGLFMILIYFVNKTIASKVDSQGLRAIAKDNLSDSIVSFGTVVGIAGAQFGLSWLDPVTGTIIGLIILWAAWGIFKETALILTDGIDPEKIRQYKESISDVQEIVKVNDVKARVSGNKVIIDVAVTLQSDLPIKEMTQVSEKIKELMQKQHNSLMTFVEIKPSVK, translated from the coding sequence ATGGGGTCATTAAGTGCTAAAAATGGAGCATGGATTAGTACTTTTGCCTATTTACTTGTTTCGCTCGTAAAAATCATCGTTGCTTGGCAGGTTAATTCCGTGGCATTAATGGCCGATGGGTTTAATAATTTTACGGATATTATTACATCGGTTGCCTTAATTATTGGACTTAGGATTGCAAAAAAAGACCAAGATGAGAACCACCCATACGGCCATAGAAGAGCAGAAAACATAACCTCATTAGTCGCTGCCTTTGTCATTGCTACAATAGGGATACAAATTTTAGCTGATACCGTTCGTGCAATTTTAAATCAAGATTTTGTTACACCGGATCCTCTTGCAATATGGGTTGGACTCGGGAGTGGTCTGTTCATGATTTTGATCTATTTTGTGAACAAAACCATTGCCTCGAAAGTCGATAGTCAAGGATTAAGAGCGATAGCAAAAGATAATTTATCGGATTCGATCGTAAGTTTTGGAACAGTCGTTGGTATCGCGGGCGCTCAATTCGGTTTATCATGGCTTGACCCAGTCACAGGAACAATCATAGGCTTAATCATTCTTTGGGCAGCATGGGGAATCTTTAAAGAAACCGCCTTAATTTTAACTGATGGGATCGATCCAGAAAAGATACGCCAATACAAAGAATCGATTTCAGATGTTCAAGAAATAGTGAAGGTCAATGATGTGAAAGCGAGAGTCTCAGGAAATAAAGTTATTATAGATGTTGCTGTTACTCTTCAATCAGATTTACCAATAAAGGAAATGACTCAGGTAAGCGAAAAAATTAAAGAGTTAATGCAAAAGCAACATAACAGCCTCATGACATTTGTTGAGATAAAACCTTCAGTTAAATAA